A genomic stretch from Setaria viridis chromosome 1, Setaria_viridis_v4.0, whole genome shotgun sequence includes:
- the LOC117865790 gene encoding uncharacterized protein translates to MAAPTAAAADTATPPPPPSAEPAAAPAPDQKVSPPPLPPQPDAPAPSPATAPAAPPGPSPAATPTPAPATAPAPAPAPAPAPAPKKRKLEEVGFHTSDYYKIRAVIADLRVRFVQVYQATDFRNTDAAREILKEIKGVMELSKKMRLKLGATSEPVKPTEKPAAGLVKDEPVKQSEKLSAGPVTEEPAKPAEKPSAGPVKDEPVKPLEKPSAEPVKDVPMKPTEPAPAPPAGENNQVPGLGQTTISPNNAGVDSAVKNDNSDVQQ, encoded by the exons ATGGCCGctccgaccgccgccgccgccgacaccgccaccccgcctcctccaccgtcgGCGGAACCCGCGGCTGCACCCGCACCGGATCAAAAggtctctcctcctcctcttccccctcaGCCCGACGCGCCCGCGCCGTCCCCGGCGACAGCGCCTGCAGCACCCCCCGGGCCCTCGCCTGCGGCAACCCCCACTCCTGCACCTGCGACAGCGCCAGCCCCAGCCCCAGCCCCAGCCCCAGCCCCAGCCCCGAAGAAGAGGAAGCTGGAGGAGGTGGGGTTCCACACCTCCGACTACTACAAGATCCGCGCCGTCATCGCGGACCTGCGTGTCCGCTTCGTCCAG GTTTACCAGGCTACCGATTTCCGCAACACTGATGCTGCTCGTGAGATTCTGAAAG AAATAAAGGGAGTTATGGAACTATCCAAGAAAATGAGGCTCAAGCTTGGTGCTACATCTGAGCCTGTGAAACCAACAGAGAAGCCTGCAGCTGGACTTGTGAAGGATGAGCCCGTGAAACAATCAGAGAAGCTTTCAGCTGGACCTGTGACAGAAGAGCCCGCGAAGCCAGCAGAGAAGCCTTCAGCTGGACCTGTGAAGGATGAGCCTGTAAAACCATTAGAGAAGCCTTCAGCCGAACCTGTGAAGGATGTGCCTATGAAACCCACCGagccagctccagctccaccagCTGGAGAAAACAATCAAGTTCCCGGGTTAGGCCAGACTACAATTTCTCCTAATAATGCAGGTGTTGATTCGGCGGTCAAGAATGATAACTCAGATGTCCAGCAGTGA
- the LOC140221683 gene encoding elicitor-responsive protein 1-like has product MPLEHVRLIVQLLLAGSKRHYVTIEWGGKIVSSKITQGRGKKIWWNEKFRFPLSDAECRDLEKVTLTIMEIDQFAEDTPVGETKVHVGEVISEGSEREFLQMKPAPYNVVLEDGTYKGVLKLGIKFISSVSLRPSTDGDGVRWSVPARQPSVVGYGLFLSFACPSIPWRRLFFFCSRSSGGQSGEKDL; this is encoded by the exons ATGCCGTTGGAGCACGTTAGGCTCATCGTGCAGCTCTTGCTTGCAGGATCAAAAAGGCATTACGTGACCATCGAGTGGGGTGGTAAAATCGTGAGCAGTAAAATCACCCAAG GTAGAGGTAAAAAGATTTGGTGGAACGAGAAGTTCAGGTTCCCGCTGTCAGACGCCGAGTGCAGGGACCTGGAGAAGGTGACGCTCACGATCATGGAGATCGACCAGTtcgccgaggacacccctgtcGGCGAAACGAA GGTGCACGTCGGCGAGGTCATCAGCGAGGGCAGCGAGCGGGAGTTCCTGCAGATGAAACCGGCACCGTACAACGTCGTGCTGGAGGATGGCACCTACAAGGGCGTGCTCAAGCTGGGCATCAAGTTCATCTCCAGC GTGAGCCTGAGGCCATCcacggacggcgacggcgtgcggtgGTCGGTGCCGGCGAGGCAGCCGAGCGTCGTCGGGTACGGGTTGTTTCTGAGCTTCGCGTGCCCGAGCATCCCGTGGAGGcggctcttcttcttctgcagCCGCTCGAGCGGCGGACAGAGCGGCGAGAAAGATCTGTGA
- the LOC117865816 gene encoding uncharacterized protein isoform X2, with protein sequence MSSTRRASKAAKSTINYHRLSLDEHQLFEPDALITKDRDANHQPRQSPQLRRTYTDRRLTTPQFVSALTGIWNLVGQSESSGTTQRSESHGVSSRDDPMCFSRDQQGHILTPCCVESSSDLRSRNCLSTPKSIYEDLSSVKKMLMLAPFSSILGASSTWSDMHSISKIGGAHYLQCRNIYSMQTEKKEKSGTSQSSKRSICEETYAASTNMDIGDDNYSSQTRSTPAELCTSSNEEAKTAHDCESSLRDTESNLEIFHDDPNRSASSVHQIEIAKEGRIMLGNQISSKACIDAHLDTLTCMSRLVADDVVLDPANADQYAYGDDMSLQHSVDKWSHEHQPTFEHRCDGAVTINRHAVAGALAGTAVSVSLHPVDTVKTIIQANSSGQSSFYHTLRRTLVERGVLGLYGGLTSKLACSAPISAIYTLTYEIVKGALLPVLPEEHHSIAHCAAGGCSSIATSFLFTPSECIKQQMQVGSQYQNCCLYAEVLLGQPLLCLQLHLMLSRHECNYRHSALLASMTGFFMH encoded by the exons ATGAGTTCAACCCGTCGAGCTTCAAAAGCTGCAAAATCAACAATCAATTACCACCGGCTTTCATTAGATGAGCACCAATTATTTGAGCCAGATGCTTTAATTACTAAGGATCGAGATGCCAATCATCAGCCAAGGCAAAGTCCTCAATTGCGCAGAACATATACTGATAGAAGATTGACCACTCCCCAGTTTGTATCAGCATTAACAGGGATCTGGAATCTTGTTGGCCAGTCTGAATCATCTGGTACAACTCAAAGATCTGAGAGCCATGGGGTTTCAAGTAGGGATGACCCTATGTGTTTTAGCAGGGATCAACAAGGACACATATTGACACCTTGCTGTGTGGAAAGCTCAAGTGATCTGAGATCTCGAAACTGTTTGTCTACACCAAAATCTATTTATGAAGATCTTAGTTCAGTAAAGAAGATGTTAATGCTGGCACCATTCAGTAGCATTTTGGGTGCTTCATCCACATGGAGCGATATGCATTCCATCAGTAAGATTGGGGGTGCACATTATTTGCAATGTAGAAATATATACTCCATGCAAactgaaaagaaggaaaaatctGGGACTTCTCAAAGTAGCAAAAGAAGCATATGTGAGGAAACTTATGCTGCTTCAACCAATATGGACATTGGGGATGATAACTATTCCAGTCAAACAAGAAGCACACCAGCTGAACTATGTACTAGCTCAAATGAAGAAGCTAAAACTGCACATGATTGTGAAAGTTCTCTGCGTGATACTGAATCCAATCTAGAGATTTTTCATGATGATCCTAATCGTTCAGCTTCCTCAGTTCATCAAATAGAAATTGCCAAAGAGGGAAGGATAATGctaggaaatcagatttccagCAAGGCATGCATTGATGCTCATCTTGACACATTGACATGCATGTCTCGTCTGGTTGCTGATGATGTTGTTCTTGATCCAGCAAATGCAGATCAATATGCTTATGGAGATGACATGTCTCTGCAGCATTCTGTCGATAAGTGGTCACATGAGCATCAACCAACTTTTGAGCATCGATGTGATGGTGCTGTTACCATAAACAGGCATGCTGTGGCAGGAGCCTTAGCTGGGACTGCAGTCAGTGTTTCTTTGCATCCAGTTGATACAGTGAAGACCATAATTCAGGCTAACAGTTCTGGACAAAGTTCATTCTACCATACACTCAGGCGCACTCTTGTTGAGAGAG GTGTTCTGGGACTGTATGGAGGACTTACTAGCAAACTTGCTTGTTCTGCACCCATTTCTGCAATTTATACCTTAACTTATGAAATTGTCAAGGGGGCTCTTCTACCTGTTTTGCCAGAG GAACATCATTCAATCGCGCATTGTGCTGCTGGTGGTTGTTCTAGTATTGCAACATCCTTTCTTTTTACACCTAGCGAATGCATAAAACAACAAATGCAAGTGGGTTCTCAATATCAGAATTGCTG CTTATATGCGGAGGTTTTGCTGGGTCAACCGCTGCTCTGTTTACAACTCCATTTGATGTTGTCAAGACACGAGTGCAATTACAG GCACTCAGCCCTGTTAGCAAGTATGACGGGGTTCTTCATGCACTGA
- the LOC117865816 gene encoding uncharacterized protein isoform X1, whose amino-acid sequence MSSTRRASKAAKSTINYHRLSLDEHQLFEPDALITKDRDANHQPRQSPQLRRTYTDRRLTTPQFVSALTGIWNLVGQSESSGTTQRSESHGVSSRDDPMCFSRDQQGHILTPCCVESSSDLRSRNCLSTPKSIYEDLSSVKKMLMLAPFSSILGASSTWSDMHSISKIGGAHYLQCRNIYSMQTEKKEKSGTSQSSKRSICEETYAASTNMDIGDDNYSSQTRSTPAELCTSSNEEAKTAHDCESSLRDTESNLEIFHDDPNRSASSVHQIEIAKEGRIMLGNQISSKACIDAHLDTLTCMSRLVADDVVLDPANADQYAYGDDMSLQHSVDKWSHEHQPTFEHRCDGAVTINRHAVAGALAGTAVSVSLHPVDTVKTIIQANSSGQSSFYHTLRRTLVERGVLGLYGGLTSKLACSAPISAIYTLTYEIVKGALLPVLPEEHHSIAHCAAGGCSSIATSFLFTPSECIKQQMQVGSQYQNCWNALVGCLKRGGIASLYAGWGAVLCRNIPHSIVKFYAYESLKQSILKSAPENVKLSSGETLICGGFAGSTAALFTTPFDVVKTRVQLQALSPVSKYDGVLHALKEIFLQEGLRGLYRGLTPRLAIYISQGAIFFTSYEFLKTIMFPEQEVHASSF is encoded by the exons ATGAGTTCAACCCGTCGAGCTTCAAAAGCTGCAAAATCAACAATCAATTACCACCGGCTTTCATTAGATGAGCACCAATTATTTGAGCCAGATGCTTTAATTACTAAGGATCGAGATGCCAATCATCAGCCAAGGCAAAGTCCTCAATTGCGCAGAACATATACTGATAGAAGATTGACCACTCCCCAGTTTGTATCAGCATTAACAGGGATCTGGAATCTTGTTGGCCAGTCTGAATCATCTGGTACAACTCAAAGATCTGAGAGCCATGGGGTTTCAAGTAGGGATGACCCTATGTGTTTTAGCAGGGATCAACAAGGACACATATTGACACCTTGCTGTGTGGAAAGCTCAAGTGATCTGAGATCTCGAAACTGTTTGTCTACACCAAAATCTATTTATGAAGATCTTAGTTCAGTAAAGAAGATGTTAATGCTGGCACCATTCAGTAGCATTTTGGGTGCTTCATCCACATGGAGCGATATGCATTCCATCAGTAAGATTGGGGGTGCACATTATTTGCAATGTAGAAATATATACTCCATGCAAactgaaaagaaggaaaaatctGGGACTTCTCAAAGTAGCAAAAGAAGCATATGTGAGGAAACTTATGCTGCTTCAACCAATATGGACATTGGGGATGATAACTATTCCAGTCAAACAAGAAGCACACCAGCTGAACTATGTACTAGCTCAAATGAAGAAGCTAAAACTGCACATGATTGTGAAAGTTCTCTGCGTGATACTGAATCCAATCTAGAGATTTTTCATGATGATCCTAATCGTTCAGCTTCCTCAGTTCATCAAATAGAAATTGCCAAAGAGGGAAGGATAATGctaggaaatcagatttccagCAAGGCATGCATTGATGCTCATCTTGACACATTGACATGCATGTCTCGTCTGGTTGCTGATGATGTTGTTCTTGATCCAGCAAATGCAGATCAATATGCTTATGGAGATGACATGTCTCTGCAGCATTCTGTCGATAAGTGGTCACATGAGCATCAACCAACTTTTGAGCATCGATGTGATGGTGCTGTTACCATAAACAGGCATGCTGTGGCAGGAGCCTTAGCTGGGACTGCAGTCAGTGTTTCTTTGCATCCAGTTGATACAGTGAAGACCATAATTCAGGCTAACAGTTCTGGACAAAGTTCATTCTACCATACACTCAGGCGCACTCTTGTTGAGAGAG GTGTTCTGGGACTGTATGGAGGACTTACTAGCAAACTTGCTTGTTCTGCACCCATTTCTGCAATTTATACCTTAACTTATGAAATTGTCAAGGGGGCTCTTCTACCTGTTTTGCCAGAG GAACATCATTCAATCGCGCATTGTGCTGCTGGTGGTTGTTCTAGTATTGCAACATCCTTTCTTTTTACACCTAGCGAATGCATAAAACAACAAATGCAAGTGGGTTCTCAATATCAGAATTGCTG GAATGCTTTAGTAGGATGCCTTAAAAGGGGTGGGATTGCTTCATTATATGCTGGATGGGGTGCTGTTCTTTGCAGAAATATCCCACATTCCATAGTAAAG TTTTATGCCTATGAGAGTCTCAAGCAGTCTATTTTGAAATCAGCACCTGAAAATGTCAAGCTCAGTTCTGGCGAAACA CTTATATGCGGAGGTTTTGCTGGGTCAACCGCTGCTCTGTTTACAACTCCATTTGATGTTGTCAAGACACGAGTGCAATTACAG GCACTCAGCCCTGTTAGCAAGTATGACGGGGTTCTTCATGCACTGAAAGAAATTTTTCTTCAAGAAGGCTTGCGTGGTCTTTACAG GGGTTTGACTCCAAGGCTGGCTATTTATATATCTCAAGGCGCTATATTCTTTACGTCCTATGAGTTTCTGAAAACAAttatgtttcctgaacaagaggTTCATGCAAGTAGCTTTTGA
- the LOC117865835 gene encoding uncharacterized protein, translating to MEDAYGRTSAAVASCWGRFGPAVLWRRLRRMSWPRRRYRTHVLGAGGLNYDPLSYAQNFDDGRVCEREPDFLARYAAARRAGSQGTVTSSVNS from the coding sequence ATGGAGGACGCGTACGGGCGCACGAGCGCGGCCGTGGCGTCCTGCTGGGGCCGGTTCGGCCCGGCGGTGCTGTGGCGGAGGCTCAGGCGGATGAGCTGGCCGCGCCGGCGCTACCGGACGCAtgtcctcggcgccggcgggctcAACTACGACCCGCTCAGCTACGCCCAGAACTTCGACGACGGGAGAGTCTGCGAGCGCGAGCCCGACTTCCTGGCCAGGTacgcggccgcgcggcgcgccggctCGCAGGGGACTGTGACATCGTCGGTGAATTCTTGA
- the LOC117837205 gene encoding subtilisin-like protease 3, with the protein MDPTKVALMLVLCSKLLAAIPLHDDDDNTLAPPGMQGGQYDAVSSTSNMGEGVVIGVLDDGIDAGHPSFGDDGMPPPPARWRGRCKHTRVAACNNKLVGAREFTRHLRHPAGRAVRAGTHGTHASSVAAGTPVRRADGGGAVVSGVAPRAHLAFYQVCAAAGCSRGPIMHAVESALADGVDVLSMSLGDDDGVGFHEDPVVAATFSAVTRGVFVCAAAGNKGPAAGSVANDAPWILTVGASSRSSAHSTNVAAFSSRGPSRNNGGVLKPDIVGPGVDILAAVPRSRRGPSFASLSGTSMSAPHLAGVAALVKSAHPTWSPAAIKSAIMTTADTSVTDEAGAPASYFAMGAGLVNPAKATDPGLVYDISPEEYIPYLCGLGYTDDQVNRIIYPAPAVRCAEMESTEAKDLNTPSIMVALTAERPAVTVRRTVTNVGAARSVYRVDVSEPEGVSVTVIPGELQFDDVNQRASFTVTVERAPGSALASQVLSAQIAWVSEEHVARSPISISS; encoded by the coding sequence ATGGATCCAACAAAAGTCGCCCTCATGCTCGTGCTCTGCTCCAAGCTGCTTGCGGCCATACCActgcacgacgacgacgacaacacaCTGGCGCCGCCGGGGATGCAGGGCGGCCAGTATGACGCGGTGTCGAGCACGAGCAACATGGGAGAAGGTGTCGTTATCGGGGTGCTCGACGACGGCATCGACGCGGGGCACCCGTCGTTCGGCGACGAcgggatgccgccgccgcccgccaggtGGCGGGGCCGGTGCAAGCACACCAGGGTCGCGGCCTGCAACAACAAGCTCGTCGGCGCGCGGGAGTTCACGCGGCACCTCCGCCACCCCGCCGGACGGGCGGTGAGGGCGGGCACGCACGGGACGCACGCGTCGAGCGTCGCGGCCGGCACGCCCGTGCGCCGCGccgacggcgggggcgcggtGGTGTCCGGCGTGGCGCCGCGCGCGCACCTCGCCTTCTACCAGGTGTGCGCGGCGGCAGGGTGCTCGAGGGGCCCCATCATGCACGCCGTCGAGTCGGCGCTCGCGGACGGGGTCGACGTCCTCTCCATGTCGCtcggagacgacgacggcgtcgggTTCCACGAGGACCCTGTCGTCGCGGCCACTTTCTCGGCTGTCACGAGGGGCGTCTTCGTCTGCGCCGCGGCGGGCAACAAGggcccggcggcggggtcggtcGCGAACGACGCGCCATGGATACTCACGGTCGGCGCGAGCTCGCGGAGCTCCGCTCACTCTACCAACGTCGCGGCGTTCTCTTCCCGAGGTCCGAGCCGCAACAACGGCGGCGTGCTGAAGCCGGACATCGTGGGTCCTGGCGTCGACATCCTCGCGGCCGTGCCGCGTTCACGGCGCGGCCCAAGCTTCGCGTCCCTCTCCGGTACGTCCATGTCGGCGCCgcacctcgccggcgtcgcggcgcTGGTAAAGAGCGCGCACCCGACCTGGTCTCCCGCGGCCATCAAGTCCGCGATAATGACCACGGCCGACACGTCGGTCACTGACGAGgccggcgcgccggcgagctACTTCGCCATGGGCGCCGGGCTTGTCAACCCGGCCAAAGCCACCGACCCTGGCCTGGTCTACGACATCTCGCCGGAAGAGTACATCCCCTACCTCTGCGGATTGGGCTACACCGACGACCAAGTGAACCGGATCATTTACCCTGCACCCGCCGTTCGCTGTGCCGAGATGGAGAGCACCGAGGCGAAAGATCTCAATACCCCATCGATCATGGTCGCGCTGACGGCGGAAAGGCCGGCCGTGACGGTCAGGCGGACGGTGACCAACGTCGGAGCGGCGAGGTCTGTGTACCGGGTGGACGTGAGTGAGCCGGAGGGGGTCTCGGTCACGGTGATTCCAGGGGAATTGCAGTTCGACGATGTGAACCAGAGGGCGAGTTTTACTGTCACTGTGGAAAGAGCTCCTGGCAGCGCGTTGGCGTCTCAGGTTTTGAGCGCGCAGATTGCGTGGGTGTCAGAGGAGCATGTCGCGCGCAGTCCGATATCCATTTCAAGCTAA